The following coding sequences lie in one Metopolophium dirhodum isolate CAU chromosome 5, ASM1992520v1, whole genome shotgun sequence genomic window:
- the LOC132944523 gene encoding methyltransferase-like protein 22 isoform X2, whose translation MKHTIGVRSTFKFKCQPNKPCPEQLSIDEDGDLVVRRSPLAKGIIIEHINRTSLNMVGMQVWRSALLMGDFILENRDIFTNDQIVLELGSGVGLTGIVAAMYCKEIIFTDINNKDILSMIEKNINLNQDLIVSRTTVLPLNFNEPELLSDALCEKLKNIHIIIAADVIYDNYITEQFVNTLKKLMTISPRKTAYIGMEKRYVFSSVDLEVCAPCYEYFSDLLSQNNNWCQVQQLDCNFSQYFQYNKAKELVIFKLTANHSM comes from the exons ATGAAACACACAATAG GTGTTAGGAGcacgtttaaatttaaatgccaACCAAATAAGCCTTGTCCAGAACAATTATCCATTGATGAAGATGGTGATCTAGTAGTTCGAAGAAGTCCGCTCGCCAAAggcattataatag AACATATAAATCGAACTTCATTAAATATGGTTGGTATGCAAGTGTGGCGGAGCGCGTTATTAATGGGTGACTTTATTTTGGAAAACAGAGATATTTTCACCAATGATCAAATTGTATTGGAACTTGGATCTGGAGTAGGATTGACTGGTATCGTAGCTGCCATGTATTGCAAAGAAATCATTTTTACAG atatcaACAACAAAGACATATTGTCAATgattgaaaaaaacataaacttaaATCAAGATTTAATCGTCAGTCGAACGACCGTTTTGCCGTTGAATTTCAATGAACCTGAATTATTGAGTGATGCACTATGCgagaagttaaaaaatatacatattataatagctgcAGATG tgattTACGATAACTACATTACTGAACAATTTGTCAATaccctaaaaaaattaatgacaataTCCCCTAGAAAAACCGCTTATATAGGAATGGAaaaaag GTATGTATTTAGTTCAGTTGATTTGGAAGTTTGTGCTCCATGTTACGAATACTTCAGCGATTTGTTATCACAAAATAACAATTGGTGTCAAGTGCAACAATTAGATTGCAATTTTTCACAATACTTCCAATATAACAAAGCCAAAGAACtagttatattcaaattaaccGCCAATCATtccatgtaa
- the LOC132944081 gene encoding nuclear pore complex protein Nup93-like — MMAGNTDWNSIVMTAEKLQANAITDTGMPSVTRNIRQLLDAAENLWTKVGVPGVEAKGNVFLCSRGVDAPQVPKQLEKLSSVGSMDTLDPKPDMDVDSFVKNEVQNAILSLIESVKKSNEDFIERRQSEATIKGWRNKKINIINSFPGYVPNPSSSPGSSVMPSVAKLNTTNFGLSAQLDQTELTYAKYLCEYNQHVEHDGVQTDILQSFTTAAEIAHDDRVNEMWKIVKCMSQIVPEYGSKYARSSAVNQNTMIANARTYLEQRYIVFMKGYVKSHMSKAKLGGIPGTYPLVRSFVSVYINQYNNPDKLFHDGVPFWPLAYYLIRCGDLESVVRILEKNNQDPLLLNAFTNIRNNHNYISLNDQGFTTSMAWDSNDPFKKVIYSLVSAIDVSSKHSDVIKTADDYLWLKLCQVRNDQDKLTYPVLQSMIYDEYKDQFNDVQPMSYFQLLFLTGQFESAIQFIFRHPKLCCHAIHVSIVLNEIGLLYLPSDFNQPILSKDNNQIDRLNIARMMKMYCAKFENQDLKMAINYYYCLRHTEFEGTTLFVSYVADLVIETDEYDKVFGYLKPEGKKQNGILDSLIVSETLKMDIIRTTATLAEQKCDLEVSAKLYELVGQYDKVLQLANVMLSRVIQPDIFSSLDKTPNMKNKVIDYAQVLSQRLTGVEANVSEEAIFTFNMLKSVIVFFEQYNNHKYTLAFDVIQTIGLIPLSINEVEERLSSFKKYNELILRIIPGVMTATMNMLYSQYSDIKKESNKSARDPEQMHAQLEYIREKAKAITSFTGRVPFQINSEVINHLVQTEILLY; from the coding sequence atgatgGCCGGCAACACCGATTGGAATTCGATCGTGATGACGGCCGAAAAGCTGCAGGCCAACGCCATCACCGACACTGGTATGCCGAGCGTCACCCGGAACATCCGACAACTGTTGGACGCTGCTGAAAATCTGTGGACAAAAGTCGGCGTGCCGGGCGTAGAGGCTAAGGGTAATGTATTTCTGTGCAGCCGTGGCGTGGACGCCCCGCAGGTGCCCAAGCAGTTGGAAAAGCTCAGCTCCGTGGGTTCAATGGATACCCTGGACCCGAAGCCAGACATGGACGTGGATAGTTTCGTGAAGAACGAGGTGCAAAACGCCATACTCAGCCTGATTGAGTCGGTGAAAAAGAGCAACGAGGACTTCATTGAGAGGCGGCAGAGTGAGGCGACCATCAAGGGCTGGAGGAACAAGAAGATCAATATCATCAACTCGTTCCCTGGCTACGTGCCAAACCCGTCGTCAAGCCCTGGTTCCAGTGTGATGCCATCTGTTGCCAAGCTCAATACCACCAACTTCGGCCTGAGTGCCCAGCTGGACCAGACCGAACTCACTTATGCCAAATATTTGTGTGAATACAATCAGCACGTGGAACACGATGGGGTTCAAACCGACATTTTGCAGTCTTTTACAACAGCGGCGGAAATCGCCCACGATGACCGTGTAAACGAAATGTGGAAGATAGTCAAATGCATGAGTCAGATTGTACCCGAATATGGTTCCAAGTATGCCAGGAGTTCTGCAGTCAACCAAAACACAATGATTGCAAATGCCAGGACCTATCTTGAACAAAGGTATATTGTGTTTATGAAAGGCTATGTGAAGAGCCACATGTCCAAAGCAAAACTTGGCGGTATCCCGGGCACTTATCCACTTGTGCGAAGTTTTGTAAGTGTCTACATCAATCAGTACAATAACCCTGATAAGCTATTTCATGACGGTGTTCCATTTTGGCCATtggcatattatttaattcgcTGCGGCGATTTAGAATCAGTTGTacgtattttagaaaaaaataatcaggATCCACTATTACTAAATGCTTTTACAAACATAAGAAATAACCATAATTATATCAGCTTAAACGATCAGGGATTTACTACATCAATGGCATGGGACTCCAATGATCCATTTAAAAAAGTGATTTATTCTTTAGTCTCTGCTATTGATGTGTCGAGTAAACATTCAGATGTGATCAAGACTGCAGACGATTATCTATGGTTAAAACTGTGTCAAGTTAGAAATGATCAGGACAAGCTCACATATCCTGTACTCCAGTCGATGATCTACGATGAGTACAAAGACCAATTCAACGATGTCCAGCCTATGTCTTATTTCCAATTGCTTTTCTTAACTGGTCAATTCGAATCGgctattcaatttattttccgTCACCCAAAACTTTGTTGTCATGCTATACACGTATCTATAGTTTTAAATGAAATTGGGTTGCTGTACTTACCAAGTGACTTTAATCAGCCAATTTTATCTAAAGACAATAACCAAATAGATAGATTAAATATAGCACGAATGATGAAAATGTACTGTGCCAAATTTGAAAATCAAGACCTTAAAATGGCCATCAACTATTACTATTGCCTGAGACACACTGAATTTGAAGGTACAACACTTTTCGTTTCCTATGTAGCTGATCTTGTAATTGAAACAGATGAATACGACAAAGTGTTTGGATACCTAAAGCCAGAAGGTAAAAAGCAAAACGGTATATTGGACTCGTTGATTGTATCAGAAACACTGAAAATGGATATTATCCGAACAACAGCTACACTCGCAGAACAAAAGTGTGATCTTGAGGTATCAGCTAAATTGTATGAATTGGTAGGTCAGTACGATAAGGTACTCCAACTTGCCAACGTTATGCTGAGTCGGGTCATTCAACCAGATATCTTCTCTTCACTGGATAAAACTCCTAACATGAAGAATAAAGTGATTGACTATGCTCAAGTTTTAAGTCAGCGGCTGACAGGAGTTGAAGCTAATGTGTCCGAGGAAGCTATTTTCACATTTAACATGTTGAAGagtgttattgtatttttcgaACAGTACAACAATCACAAATACACATTAGCTTTTGATGTGATTCAGACAATTGGTTTGATACCGTTGTCTATAAATGAAGTAGAAGAACGGCTTAgctcatttaaaaaatacaatgaattaATATTGAGAATCATACCTGGAGTGATGACGGCcacaatgaatatgttatatTCACAATACAGCGACATTAAAAAAGAATCAAACAAGTCAGCCAGGGATCCAGAACAAATGCATGCTCAGTTGGAATACATCAGGGAAAAGGCAAAAGCCATTACATCATTCACAGGTCGTGTACCATTCCAAATCAACTCTGAAGTTATTAATCATTTAGTGCAGACCGAAATtctattatattag
- the LOC132944523 gene encoding methyltransferase-like protein 22 isoform X1, whose product METTSNTTNTLQSELFLELNEEHESGDTHNIRSVRSTFKFKCQPNKPCPEQLSIDEDGDLVVRRSPLAKGIIIEHINRTSLNMVGMQVWRSALLMGDFILENRDIFTNDQIVLELGSGVGLTGIVAAMYCKEIIFTDINNKDILSMIEKNINLNQDLIVSRTTVLPLNFNEPELLSDALCEKLKNIHIIIAADVIYDNYITEQFVNTLKKLMTISPRKTAYIGMEKRYVFSSVDLEVCAPCYEYFSDLLSQNNNWCQVQQLDCNFSQYFQYNKAKELVIFKLTANHSM is encoded by the exons atggaaacTACAAGTAACACAACAAATACTTTACAATCTGAACTATTTCTAGAATTGAACGAGGAACATGAATCTGGTGATACTCATAACATCAgaa GTGTTAGGAGcacgtttaaatttaaatgccaACCAAATAAGCCTTGTCCAGAACAATTATCCATTGATGAAGATGGTGATCTAGTAGTTCGAAGAAGTCCGCTCGCCAAAggcattataatag AACATATAAATCGAACTTCATTAAATATGGTTGGTATGCAAGTGTGGCGGAGCGCGTTATTAATGGGTGACTTTATTTTGGAAAACAGAGATATTTTCACCAATGATCAAATTGTATTGGAACTTGGATCTGGAGTAGGATTGACTGGTATCGTAGCTGCCATGTATTGCAAAGAAATCATTTTTACAG atatcaACAACAAAGACATATTGTCAATgattgaaaaaaacataaacttaaATCAAGATTTAATCGTCAGTCGAACGACCGTTTTGCCGTTGAATTTCAATGAACCTGAATTATTGAGTGATGCACTATGCgagaagttaaaaaatatacatattataatagctgcAGATG tgattTACGATAACTACATTACTGAACAATTTGTCAATaccctaaaaaaattaatgacaataTCCCCTAGAAAAACCGCTTATATAGGAATGGAaaaaag GTATGTATTTAGTTCAGTTGATTTGGAAGTTTGTGCTCCATGTTACGAATACTTCAGCGATTTGTTATCACAAAATAACAATTGGTGTCAAGTGCAACAATTAGATTGCAATTTTTCACAATACTTCCAATATAACAAAGCCAAAGAACtagttatattcaaattaaccGCCAATCATtccatgtaa